A genomic region of Haliotis asinina isolate JCU_RB_2024 chromosome 1, JCU_Hal_asi_v2, whole genome shotgun sequence contains the following coding sequences:
- the LOC137293698 gene encoding alpha-(1,3)-fucosyltransferase C-like: MDQLTARIHRSKLRSFIFCFIVIVITNIVLLSSLPTLLRPTQEMWLPKFLRKRTLKHGTYVQKFPNTRTNLNRTLQILLWTPLFGDPSWAFDLKTGMASCPVSDCVLSSDKSTIAHSHAVVFHAMDLLNYFIGYPMPEYRTTDQVWGLYNIEPPPNIAKDFRSYGGVFNWTLMYRADSDIQLPYFQIEKLPKKLTKVKDIAATKTAGVFWVASNCGDQARRQMVVRELQKHIQVDTYGKCGDYELNSMADTKHYKFYMALESSYCRDYITEKFTGPLHHEQIPIVAGGGDYSKVAPPHSFIDISDFNTIQELAEYLKYLDKNDTAYNRYFDWHREYHLVRMYQMENLFCDLCEALHDETRPHQTYKDIQGYIEDDTCQQWTLAGYASRMVQGYAIRLGLV; the protein is encoded by the coding sequence ATGGACCAATTGACAGCCAGAATACATCGATCGAAGCTGAGGTCATTCATTTTCTGtttcatcgtcatcgtcatcaccaACATTGTTTTGCTTTCATCCCTGCCCACTCTACTCAGGCCCACACAGGAGATGTGGTTACCAAAGTTTCTGAGGAAACGTACCTTAAAACACGGGACCTATGTCCAGAAATTTCCCAATACCAGAACCAACTTAAACAGAACATTGCAGATCCTGCTGTGGACGCCATTGTTTGGAGACCCGTCTTGGGCGTTTGACCTGAAGACGGGAATGGCGTCCTGCCCTGTGTCGGACTGCGTGTTGAGTAGTGATAAGTCCACCATAGCTCACAGTCACGCTGTTGTGTTTCATGCCATGGATTTACTGAATTATTTCATAGGATATCCCATGCCAGAATATCGTACAACAGACCAAGTGTGGGGTTTGTACAACATCGAACCACCTCCTAACATTGCTAAAGACTTCCGGTCGTACGGGGGCGTGTTCAATTGGACGCTAATGTACAGGGCAGACAGTGACATACAGCTGCCGTATTTCCAAATAGAGAAGCTGCCCAAAAAATTGACCAAAGTAAAGGACATTGCTGCCACAAAAACAGCAGGTGTCTTCTGGGTGGCCAGTAACTGTGGCGACCAAGCAAGGCGACAGATGGTTGTGAGAGAATTACAGAAACACATCCAAGTAGATACGTATGGGAAATGTGGGGATTACGAATTAAATAGCATGGCTGACACAAAGCATTATAAGTTTTACATGGCTTTAGAAAGTTCCTACTGCCGTGATTACATCACTGAGAAGTTTACGGGTCCCCTTCATCACGAACAGATCCCGATTGTTGCCGGGGGCGGGGACTACAGTAAGGTGGCTCCCCCGCACTCCTTCATCGATATCAGTGACTTCAACACCATTCAGGAGCTGGCAGAGTACCTCAAGTATCTGGACAAGAACGACACTGCTTATAACCGTTATTTTGACTGGCACCGTGAATATCACCTGGTGAGGATGTATCAAATGGAGAATTTATTTTGTGACCTGTGTGAAGCTCTCCATGACGAGACCCGCCCACACCAGACCTACAAGGACATACAGGGATATATAGAGGACGACACATGCCAACAGTGGACG